The nucleotide window ACAGCCAGCTCTAGCAGATTATTGttccaacactttaaaaatgtgctccAACTTGAATTTTGAGCATATCACActgttgtttaatttttaaaaaaaggggagggaagcCGGGGGAAAAACATCTCCTGCTTCGCCTCGTTGAAGGTCCTGGGGTCCACCTGCCAGTGCTGGATGACTTGGTCCACCATTCACAAGATCTCCCCAAACTTACCTTTTGTCATTGATGAGCAAGAGCACGGAGCCGTTCTGGATTTTGGCCTCCTTGACCGTCTCATCCTCCGCGAGCTGCCGGGCGTTGTAATAAAAGGTCTTCTTCCAGGAGGTGATGCCGTCCCGCACAAGATGAGCCCGCAAGTCCATCATGGTATCGGTGGGCCGCACCGTCAGCGGGAGAAGCAGGTCTTCCTCGGAGACGTGGACTTTGATGTGGTACCTCTTCCAGCGGGAGAAGCTCCGTCTCAGGGTCTCCATCCCCTCCAGCTTCGGAACGGCAGCCGAGACGGCAGCAAACAGGAGCATGAAGGAGCTCAGAGCGGAGGAAGAAGAAACTCCCAGCAGAGGTTTCGGAAGAGAACGCCGCCGCCACCCTCCGGGGCTGCCAAACCGGTTCCGGCCAGCTGTTGAGTCGCATGTTTCTCATTCCAGGGAAGAGCTCGCCTTGTCTCGGGAGTGTCACAGGCTGCTCTCCGTGCCTACAGAAAGGCCGAGCGCATGCTCCACATCCATAAAAGTTTGATCCACAACATCTCCGTCAGTGGGAGCCAAGAAATACCTCTGCTGTTACGCAGCAGGAGGGTCCTGAGGGACGCATGAGATTTCATTTTAGTTCCCAAATCATTGGAATTTGCCTCGTTGGCTaggctgaacataagaagagggtccatctagtccaacactctgttcacacagaagctGTCAAGCAGGGCAACAatacatgatgcaacagcacctctctgcccatgttccccagcaactggtgtacaaaggcttaccgatagccttctcctgcaggaatttctccaacccccttttaaagccatcca belongs to Elgaria multicarinata webbii isolate HBS135686 ecotype San Diego chromosome 23, rElgMul1.1.pri, whole genome shotgun sequence and includes:
- the TINCR gene encoding TINCR ubiquitin domain containing → METLRRSFSRWKRYHIKVHVSEEDLLLPLTVRPTDTMMDLRAHLVRDGITSWKKTFYYNARQLAEDETVKEAKIQNGSVLLLINDKR